The stretch of DNA TAATCATTATGGGGACAACAAATGTCGGGAGAGCAGTTCTCTACGTTATGGGTCCCGAGGGAGGAATTCCCATGATGCAAATTCTGGCCTCATCGGCCATACGAATCGTATCTTCCGGATCCGCTATCATGGTCTTGCCAACTTCGACCGCCAACAATTTGGCGCCCGCAGTAATCATATTTCTAACAGTTGAAGGGCCTATCCCTGGAACGTCAAAGCGCATGTCCTGATTGGGTTTAGCCATCTTGACAACTATCGAGTTTGGTATATTGAGCGCTCCCGCCCTCAATATGGCTTTGTCAGTGCCTTCTATAGCTTCCACAACGATCACGGCTCTATTCTTGACGACAACCGTCTGACCGATGTCAAGCGCGCCGATAGCCAGCGCCATGTCACGACCGAAAAGAACGTCTTCCATTTGATGCTTGGAAGGTTTTTTTCGTGTAAGGACGCCTTCGGCAGCCATAAGATTAGAAGCCCACAGAGTAATACTGTCAATGGTTATATCTTCTCTCCCAAGCTCATCAGCTATAGCTGCAAGTACGGTGTCGTCCCGCCAGTCAGTCAGGGAACGAATCACCCGGATTGCTCTGCGATCCGGACGAAGGTTCCACAAACGCAGCAAATTGCTCTTGTCTATTTTACCGGCCATTACCACTCGATTGATCGAGCTTTGCTTAAGGAGCTTGATGGCCTTATCAAGTTGTCCCAATTTCAACCAATGGACCTTGATCGCAATCTGTTCAATTTCCCGATTCGTAAATCCATCAAACGCTAGAACTACTGGATCAAAACCTCTTTCACAGGCTTCTTTAGTGATACGTAACGGAAGATCCCCGGCTCCGGCGATAACGCCGATGTTCGAAGGCATCAGTTTTTCCTGAACGCATGACGACTAAGGGAAACCCTGGCTGGTCCTCTCTTGGAGGTGGCCAGGAAATCAGCAAAATGCAGAGCCTCCGGAGTATCTGACATTTCTTCACGAATTCTTCTGACCGCCTCGTCGAGTCTCAATGATGAGCGCAACGCAATCTTGAAAGCTCTCTTCAGAGTCCTGATCGTCTGAGGAGAAAACCCATTTCTCCGCAAACCGACTTCGTTCAAACCATATACATAGATTCGCGACCCTGAGGCCAAAGTGTAGGGTGGGACATCCTTCGCAACTCCTGAAACTCCTCCTACAAGGGCGAATTCTCCAATTCTGACAAACTGATGAACCGCTACTATGCCGCCAAGAATCGCCTTCCTGCCTATTTCAATATGGCCTCCCAAATGAGCGGAGTTAGCCATTATCACGCCTTCACCCAAGATGCAGTCGTGCGCCACATGACAGTAGGCCATCAAATAACATCCATCACCGATTCTCGTGACTCCTTTTCCCCTAATTGTGCCTCTATGTATAGTCACAAACTCACGGATGAGACAACCTTTACCGATTTCGACACGAGTATCTTCACCACTATAAGAGAGATCCTGAGGCGGAGCGCCGATTGACGCAAACTGGTATATCTGGGTTTTTACGTCAATCGTGGTGTTGCCTTCTATCACTACGTGCGGGCCTATTTGGACTTCGGCGCCGATTTTGGTCTTCGCCCCGATAATCGAAAAGGCGCCAATAGACGCTGTGGGATCAACAACAGCCCCGGGATCAATTATAGCTGTAGGGTGAATCATTCTTTTTCCTTAGGATTCTGTGACACAATACGTTCCAGATTTCTTATTCTTTCAAGCAGTTCCGGCAAACGTTTAAAAAGCGACTGGACCCGCAAGAATATTTTGTGAGGCATCGCAGGAATAGAGCCAGCCATTACCGACCCATTCGGAACATTTCTGTAGATTCCCACGCGCGTCGCCAGAATCACTCCATCGCCCACTCTGACATGGTCTCTGACACCAACCTGCCCACCTACCATTCCAAAAGATCCAATTGAGGAGCTTCCAGCTACCCCTACCTGAGAAGCGATAACCGTTCCTTCCCCTATGCTGACGTTGTGCGCTATTTGAACAAGGTTGTCGATTTTTGCGCCCTTGCATATAGTGGTGACCCCGGCAAGGCCTCTGTCAATCGCCGTCAATGCCCCTATTTCCACATCGTCCTGAATTTCCACTGACCCGCTATGAAACTTCTTAATGTTTATCGGACGACCGTTTGCATCCAGATCACGAGCAAAACCAAAGCCATCCGATCCGATGACCGCTCCAGCATGGATGATAACGCGAGAACCGATTTTGACATCGCGATAAATGGTTACATTGGGAAATATTACCGTGTCCCTACCAATTGTGACTCCCTCACCGACCACGGAGTTAGAACCGATAGTTGAACCTTCACCGATCACAGAGTTGGCTCCGATCACAGCGAAAGGATCCACGGAAACGCCTTCCGAGATAACCGCAGACTGATGCACCGACGCGTCGCCAGAAATTGAGACGTCTTTTCTCCGCACATAGCTGTAGAACAGAGCTGTAAGTCTTGCAAAGTCAGCTTCCGGGTTTCTGGATCTTATAAAAGGTCGCCCCGGAGGTCCAAGGTTATGAGGAACCAAAACGGCTCCAGCCTTGCTGGCTTCAAGCGCTGCCAGAAACTTGGCGTCCGCCACGTAAGAAACGTCGTTCTCTGAGGCGAACTCCAAAGGTTTGGCCCCAGAGATCTCCGGCCCTGTAACCTCAGATGACTCACAGCCAAGAAAATCCGCTATTTCTCTTAAAGTGAGCGTCATCGAAGATATTTCCAACCCTATTTGGGAGCTTTCGGTTTAGGGCCCGCTGCCGGCTTGCTTTTGTCTGCCGCTGCCGGTTTCGTTGGAGCGCTGGCGTCATAAATTTTTACGACTTCATCCGTGATGTCCAAGGAATCATCCGCTGCGAGAATTGCGCTAGTAGAATTAAGAATCAGCGAAAGCTTTTTTTGTTTACGCACATCGCCAATTATTTTTACAAGATCGCGCATCATCGTCTCATCCAAAGCTCGAGCCTCATTTTGCAGCTCAGTCTCGGCCTGCTTCTGAGCTAGTTTCAATTCCATCTCTTTCATGCCGATTTCTTTTATCTTCTCGTTACGGGTATCTTCCTTCAACATCGGTCCCTGCTTTTGAAGTTGCTCGGTAAGAGCTTTAAGCTCATTTTGCTTTTTTTCAAGGCCGGTCCGTTTGATGTTGTTCAGTTCAGAGAAGTGTTTTTGCATTTCCTGAATACGTTTGGACTTCGCCTGGAACTGCTGCAAGTCCACAAAAGCGATAGTAAGTGGCGCCTGAGCCAAGCATGTTCCAAAGGCCAAAGAAAGAATTAGCATAGCGATCGACAAACTGATCAAGGTCCTGTGACGGGTCATGGATTAGACTCCTTTCGAGTTTCTATTCTTGTATTTAGATCAAGGGTTAATAAACGAATCAATAGACCGGTTTCAATCTAGGTGTGATTCTTTATCAGAATAGTTGGCCCATAGCAAAAGCAAATGCGCCAGGATCTTCACCTTTTTGGGGATTAATTTTCCACCCATATTCTATTCTAAGCGGCCCCATGGGGGATACCCATCTTATACCTACGCCGACTCCGGCTTTAACATCCGTCATAAATGGACTATTGCAGACATTCCAGGCGTTTCCTATGT from Desulfomonilaceae bacterium encodes:
- the lpxI gene encoding UDP-2,3-diacylglucosamine diphosphatase LpxI (LpxI, functionally equivalent to LpxH, replaces it in LPS biosynthesis in a minority of bacteria.); translation: MPSNIGVIAGAGDLPLRITKEACERGFDPVVLAFDGFTNREIEQIAIKVHWLKLGQLDKAIKLLKQSSINRVVMAGKIDKSNLLRLWNLRPDRRAIRVIRSLTDWRDDTVLAAIADELGREDITIDSITLWASNLMAAEGVLTRKKPSKHQMEDVLFGRDMALAIGALDIGQTVVVKNRAVIVVEAIEGTDKAILRAGALNIPNSIVVKMAKPNQDMRFDVPGIGPSTVRNMITAGAKLLAVEVGKTMIADPEDTIRMADEARICIMGIPPSGPIT
- the lpxA gene encoding acyl-ACP--UDP-N-acetylglucosamine O-acyltransferase, which translates into the protein MIHPTAIIDPGAVVDPTASIGAFSIIGAKTKIGAEVQIGPHVVIEGNTTIDVKTQIYQFASIGAPPQDLSYSGEDTRVEIGKGCLIREFVTIHRGTIRGKGVTRIGDGCYLMAYCHVAHDCILGEGVIMANSAHLGGHIEIGRKAILGGIVAVHQFVRIGEFALVGGVSGVAKDVPPYTLASGSRIYVYGLNEVGLRRNGFSPQTIRTLKRAFKIALRSSLRLDEAVRRIREEMSDTPEALHFADFLATSKRGPARVSLSRHAFRKN
- the lpxD gene encoding UDP-3-O-(3-hydroxymyristoyl)glucosamine N-acyltransferase — its product is MTLTLREIADFLGCESSEVTGPEISGAKPLEFASENDVSYVADAKFLAALEASKAGAVLVPHNLGPPGRPFIRSRNPEADFARLTALFYSYVRRKDVSISGDASVHQSAVISEGVSVDPFAVIGANSVIGEGSTIGSNSVVGEGVTIGRDTVIFPNVTIYRDVKIGSRVIIHAGAVIGSDGFGFARDLDANGRPINIKKFHSGSVEIQDDVEIGALTAIDRGLAGVTTICKGAKIDNLVQIAHNVSIGEGTVIASQVGVAGSSSIGSFGMVGGQVGVRDHVRVGDGVILATRVGIYRNVPNGSVMAGSIPAMPHKIFLRVQSLFKRLPELLERIRNLERIVSQNPKEKE
- a CDS encoding OmpH family outer membrane protein; amino-acid sequence: MTRHRTLISLSIAMLILSLAFGTCLAQAPLTIAFVDLQQFQAKSKRIQEMQKHFSELNNIKRTGLEKKQNELKALTEQLQKQGPMLKEDTRNEKIKEIGMKEMELKLAQKQAETELQNEARALDETMMRDLVKIIGDVRKQKKLSLILNSTSAILAADDSLDITDEVVKIYDASAPTKPAAADKSKPAAGPKPKAPK